The DNA window TGGATGGGCGCGGCGCCGCGGTATTTGGGGAGCAGCGAGGCATGCAGGTTGAGGTTGCCGAGCGGCGCGAGCGCCAGCATCCACGGAGGAATGATGCGCCCGTAACCTACGATCACGATGGCCGCGGGCTGGAGTGATTCCAGCTGCGCCCGCAGCGCGTCGTTAATCTTGACTTGTTCCGGCTCGATGACGGAGAGCCCAAGCGCCTGCGCGCGCAGCTTGAGGGGCGACGCCGCTGGCTTCTGGCCGCGTCCGCGCGGACGATCCGGCTGTGTGATCACGAGCCGGACCGCAAAGCCGCTCTCCGCCAGCTTCTCCAGCGTGGGGACGGCGAATTGCGGCGTGCCGCAGAAGACAAGGTCCATGGGCGATTGCTGACTTCTGACTTGCGATGCTTGCCGGCCGTGGGCGCTACCACTCTCCTGCCTTGGCCAGCTTTCGGATTTTACGCTTGATGAGGTCGCGCTTGAGCGCGCTGATGTGGCTGATGAAGAGCTTGCCGTTCAGGTGGTCGGTCTCATGCAGGAAGGCGCGGGCCAGCAGGTCTTCGCCGGTGTGCTCGAAGGTCTTTCCGTGGACATCCTGAGCGCGCACGGTGACGCGGTTGGGGCGGATGACCTTCTCGTGGAATTCGGGCAGGCTGAGGCAGCCCTCCTTCGAGTTCTGGCGGCCCTCCTTGTGGATGATCTCGGGATTGATGAGGAC is part of the Terriglobales bacterium genome and encodes:
- the def gene encoding peptide deformylase, with amino-acid sequence MIYPIVKFGDPVLDQTAAPVTVFDAALRKLVEDMFESMYAAQGVGLAAPQIGISKRIAVVDVTFKEHPAQKMVLINPEIIHKEGRQNSKEGCLSLPEFHEKVIRPNRVTVRAQDVHGKTFEHTGEDLLARAFLHETDHLNGKLFISHISALKRDLIKRKIRKLAKAGEW